The sequence GCTTTGGCCGTTGAGGTATTGTCGCAAAACTGTGTCAGAGAAACCACAGCTTCGTGCAAATCCTCGAATGCTATTCTCTCCAACGGCCTGTTTTAAGCGTTGGGGGAAATCGTTTGAGTCGGTCAGTACCGCCTGCCCCTCATTAGAAGGCGTGTTATTCATCGCAAGTCCAGAGATTTAGTATTGCAAATTATAGCGCTTGACATGCGCGTTATTAATTGTTAGCTTCATCGATATACAAATTGATGGAGCTTTGTTGATCTTATGCACGTAGAGGACATTAAGGCAGCTCTTCGTAAGCAAGGCTGGACGTTGGCCGGTATTGCTAAGGAACTCGGTGTAGGGCCTTCTGCCATCTCCCACGCCCTGACAAGGCAACGGTCTCGCAGGGTTGAAAAAGTGATCGCGGCCAAGCTCGGCCTGTCTCCTCGGGAGATCTGGCCTCAACGTTATAAAGGAGGGGCAACCCATGAATCAGTTTGTCAGCAAGCAGGAAGCGTTACAGTACCTCAATCTCAGCAGCACTACCTTAAAAAAATACAGATTGCAGGGCCTGTTAATCGAGGGCATTCACTGGGTTCGCATTAATAGCCGCTGTACCCGCTACAACTTGGAGCTCATCAAAGATTGGCTCCAAAACCGCCATGACCCAGTGGCCCACCAACGGGCCATTGAGATTTATCAGGCCAGTTTGTTGAGTAACCAGCGAAAAGTTCCTCAGCGATCTAATCGTCGATAACCTCAGGGACATCAAGCTGCCTTGATATCTCGATAGTCCATCAAGTATGTGATGAAGAGCTAGGCTTAGCATCTCATTCTTGAGGCCTATGAAAAAACACCCTAACTACAACGCAGTAAGGGTGTCAGACTTTCTTTGTTTATTTTCTGAGCCAGGCCAATCAACATCCTGATGTGGTTTTCGCCGAACCGCCCAGGGCATTAATCTGCGGCTAGAAGTGGTGTCTTCAACTATAGCAAAGACATCGGAAATGTCTACCCTGGGCACAGTTAACGGTTAAAGCAGCCGGTTGATTGTGGTGGCCTGGCTCCTAAATTCAGGAGCTAACCATGGCACAGTACATTTACTCGGGGCGATCGCGCCCCTGTCCTATTTGTGGACGCACTAAAGACCAGGACTGCCGCTGGAATGGGGAGGTGGTGTTCTGCCACACCCACGTAGACCAGGATGGCGCGGTAGACGGCTACGTTTACCGAGGTGCGACAGCCGATGGCATGTGGGGGCAATACTTTGCAGCCACCGCCTCACCCGAGAAGCCGGTTCGACCCCAGCAGCGTCAGGATTACTTTTATCCGAGCCGAGCTGGGCAGCCCCTGGTAAAGGTGACGCGGGTAGATCGGGGCAACGGCGCGAAGTTTTTTGTCCAGTACCACTGGAATGGGCAGCAGTGGGTCAAAGGGTTGACCCCTGAGATTAGAGCCCAGGTGCCGATCTACCGCTACCAGAATGTCCAGAATGCCGTATCCATCGGTCAACCCATCTGGATGGTGGAGGGGGAAGGCTGCGCTGATGCCCTGTGGGCGATCGGCATTCCCGCGACAACTACTCTGGGTGGCTCGAAGAAGTACCGCAGCTATGGTGATTACCGTCAGGATTTGCAGGCGGCCCAACTGGTGCTGTGCCCAGATCGCGACCAGGTCGGCATTGCCCATATGGAGGAAGTTGCCCAGGACTTCCCCTCGGCCCAGTGGTGCTATCCCTACCCGGATAGTCTGCGCTGGCAGAACTTGCCGAAGCATGGCGGACTGGATGTGGTGGATTGGATTCACGATGGGGCCACAGCAGAGCAAATTCGGGCGGCGGTGCAAGACCGGCGGCAGCTGGAGGTCAGCTCTACTCAAGGCCCCGAGCGACTGTCTGTGCAAGCCTTGCAAGACCAGATTCGCACCTACCTGGTCACAAGCCCCACTAAACTGGCCCTGGCGGCGCAGGTGGTGCAGTGGCACCAGGAGACGGGGCTATCGGCTAGGGATATCGGCAACCTGGTCACTCTGGTGCAGGCGGAGCTGGAGCAAACCGAAGAGCGGGACGATCGCCGAGCTGAAATTCACCAGCTGCTCAAAATTGGCGACTACCAGCTGTGTCTAGGAGAGTATCTCCACGCTGACCTGGCGGAACCCTTAGAGCAGATCGCTGACTGGATTGGGGCGACGCCAGCGGCAATGCTGGTGACGCTACTGCCGGTAGCGGCGTCATTGCTGCGGGTCGGTAC is a genomic window of Nodosilinea sp. E11 containing:
- a CDS encoding helix-turn-helix domain-containing protein; this encodes MHVEDIKAALRKQGWTLAGIAKELGVGPSAISHALTRQRSRRVEKVIAAKLGLSPREIWPQRYKGGATHESVCQQAGSVTVPQSQQHYLKKIQIAGPVNRGHSLGSH